In Mytilus edulis chromosome 4, xbMytEdul2.2, whole genome shotgun sequence, the following proteins share a genomic window:
- the LOC139518970 gene encoding transient receptor potential cation channel subfamily M member-like 2, translating to MASSVLKNMAKKVHTGKDRKLHEDLTQHSRLFEKRALELQNTLYDEDEKGCMSLVNSVEDIWGMSVGPIECAYENGMVDVIGHPCVQRLLSKIWYNDSAVQFPQWFKSLCCYGRGHRRFENMKKAWSSPAMTFAVHYFVVLVLLVIYSAFILMDIKSENALGGIGAYEFILHLWILLDLLEEVLLRHLRSLLLFKMPKVRLVAYLKDFWNILAWLSYIIIIAAFMVRIVSADEYKRTEIRVYSLGLFIMYMRFLKSMLVLTYFGPKIIMIGKMLKELIQFSWILFIFIMCAGVLYHSNMYPHHYDMWPSRGTGALYWRLWKIMSLPYWQIYGELFLDDLKGENNSNGSCTFIQSEWESDPSIERCVESDWAIMIIAAIYMLISNLLLVNLVIALFSYRFEEVQNNSDRLWKFWRYSIISDYSKRFPIPLNVPLHIFDVIRTLYRRKRASCKDASYKDYHKKCINGTCLPFDLLIDIQSKHAARCLFEEKNEKNP from the exons ATGGCAAGTAGTGTTTTAAAGAATATGGCTAAGAAAGTTCACACAGGCAAAGATCGGAAGTTACATGAAGATTTAACACAACATTCAAG GCTTTTTGAAAAAAGGGCCTTGGAACTTCAGAATACATTGTATGACGAAGATGAAAAAGGTTGTATGTCGCTAGTAAACTCTGTAGAAGATATATGGGGTATGAGCGTTGGTCCAATTGAATGTGCTTATGAAAACGGAATGGTTGACGTGATCGGTCATCCTTGTGTCCAGCGCCTCCTGAGTAAAATATGGTACAATGATTCTGCAGTTCAGTTTCCACAGTGGTTTAAG AGTCTTTGTTGCTATGGTCGTGGTCATAGACGTTTCGAAAACATGAAGAAAGCTTGGTCTTCTCCAGCAATGACATTTGCTGTACATTAT ttTGTGGTGTTGGTTCTGTTGGTGATTTACAGTGCATTCATTTTAATGGACATAAAAAGTGAGAATGCTCTCGGAGGAATTGGAGCGTATGAATTTATACTTCATCTTTGgatattacttgatttattaGAGGAAGTACTTCTT AGACATCTGAGGTCGCTTCTACTCTTCAAAATGCCAAAGGTTCGACTGGTTGCATATCTGAAAGATTTTTGGAACATTCTAGCCTGGTTATCATACATTATCATTATAGCTGCCTTTATGGTCAGAATTGTTTCTGCAGATGAATACAAACGTACAGAAATTAGAGTGTATAGCCTAGGGCTATTCATTATGTACATGCGATTTTTGAAGAGTATGTTGGTACTCACTTACTTTGGTCCGAAGATAATAATGATCGGCAAAATG CTAAAAGAGTTAATACAATTCAGCTGGATTCTGTTTATTTTCATCATGTGCGCTGGAGTGTTGTATCATTCAAACATGTACCCACATCACTACGACATGTGGCCAAGTCGTGGAACAGGAGCACTCTATTGGAGACTCTGGAAAATAATGTCGCTGCCATATTGGCAAATCTATGGTGAACTTTTTCTTGACGATCTGAAAG GTGAAAACAACAGCAACGGTTCTTGCACTTTTATCCAATCAGAATGGGAGAGTGATCCAAGTATAGAGAGATGTGTTGAGTCCGACTGGGCAATCATGATCATTGCAGCCATATACATGCTTATATCAAACCTTTTGTTGGTCAATTTAGTAATTGCCTTATTCAG TTATAGATTTGAAGAGGTACAAAATAATTCTGACAGACTTTGGAAGTTTTGGAGATATTCTATCATAAGCGATTACAGTAAAAGATTTCCAATACCTTTGAACGTGCCTCTTCACATATTTGATGTGATAAGAACCTTGTATCGCCGAAAACGTGCAT CTTGTAAAGATGCATCTTACAAAG